The genomic interval GTGTCACCTGGGCAACACATATTAAAGAAGTAGTCTGCTTTTGAAATAATATAAAAGTGAGTCAGCCTTTTTTTTTCGTGTGCGCAAAATCACCATTCagatttcagcaccatggacagcgtcCCTGCTGGTCAGCAGTGTGACAGAGATCTAACTTGACCAATTACTTCTCAGTTTAAAGTACTATTATTCAGCAACTGTTTCGAAAAAATACCCACATAAATTACCCAACATCCAGAAAGTGAATGGCTTTTTTTCgggggtaaataaataaataaataactatcaTCAGGTAATTGACGATTTGCATGTATATCCCCCAGAGTACTACTTTGTATCAAGTTGTTTTCACAGCcatacatcaaatatatatcacGAAAAGTCAGCAAATGTTGAAACTATTCAAAATCGGATAATTTGATAACCTAACACGTCTTTCAGAAATGGAATGGCATTATCATCAGAGAGAAATTTAGTCTCGAGTTACAAACAACTCACCTTGTCTTTGTTGGGTAAAGTCTGAGTTCTGGTAAAAGTGTCTCCTCCGTTTATACTGATCAGTTCACCATCAACAGGTGGATACGGTGCGGGGAAAACCACTACGTCACTCTTCAGTGTGTCTGAGCTGAAACACACGTCATACTGCTGAGTAGATTTGGAGTAAGACCAGCTCCCGTCAGGGTGGGTGGTGATCATTGGGGCGCTGTACCTGCTGAAACTGCCGTCTGTCCTGTGGCATTTGACAGCTATTAAACTGATGAGGCTCAGCAGAAAGATCACTGACACCGACACAATGCCGATCAGCAGATACAGGTTTAAATCAGAGAAGCTCTCCTCCTTTGTGGGCACATGTCTGAACTGAGTCTGGATGTCAGCTGTGCTTTCAACCACCACCACATCAATAGACACAGTAGCTGACAGGGAGGGTTCTCCGTTATCAGAAACCAACACCACCAAGGGGTGAGTTTTCAGGTCATTGTCACTCATTCTCCTCTTAGTCCTGATTTCTCCGGTGCTGGTTCCGATCCGGAAGAGGTTGTTTCCTTTGGGCTCAGAGAGGTGATAAGAAAGCAGCGCGTTGTATCCAGAGTCTGCGTCTACAGCCCTGATCTTTGCCACAAAGTATCCCGCTTCAGCAGAATAGGGGATGCTCTCACTGTTAACGGAGCCGTGATCAGAATAGGGCGCCAGAATATTTGGATTATTGTCGTTTTCATCCAGGATTAAAACGTTCACAGTCACATTGCTGCTGAGCGGAGGAACACCAGAGTCTGTGGCCTGAACTTTAAACTGAAACGTGTTTAACTCCTCATAGTTAAAAGACTGCAGGCTGACTATATCTCCAGTCTCTGAGTTGATGTTTACAACCGAAGTTATAGGAATACTTTTGGAATCACCTTCCACTGAGTATGTTACTCTCGCGTTTTCATTTAAATCAGAATCGACTGCAGTTATCGTACAGATACGAGCTCCAACGGGACTATTTTCTTTCACATAAACATGAATCACGGGTTCAAGGAAACGAGGCGCGTTATCATTGACATCAGATACTTCAACAGTAATAACGCTGGTGCTGGATAGAGGCGGGGTCCCTTCATCAGCAGCTGTAATCGTGACGCTATAAGAGGAGTATCCTTCTCTATCAAGAGGTCCATCTACAACTAAAGAGTAATAATTCTTATAATTGGAGGTCAGCTTAAAAGGTGCAGAACCAATAAGTGCACAGCGAGACTGACCGTTTTTGCCTCCATCTTTATCAGTCACCGTCACTAAAGCGACAACGCTTCCTATATCAGCGTCTTCTTTAACGGGGTTCATGAGTGACGTCACCACAATTTCTGGGGCATTATCGTTCACATCGACTACCTCCACCAGCAGCTTTCCATTTGCACTCCGAGGCAACCCCCCTTGGTCTGTTGCTTGAATATGAATGTCATATGCTGCCTGTGCTTCGTAATCCAAACTACCCTTTACTATGATCTCTCCAGTTTCTGCATTAATGGAGAACAGATCTGCCGGATTGAAGTTTCCACGCTTGACAAAAGAGTACGTGAGCCTCCCGTTGTCCCCTTCGTCTAAATCTGTGGCACTCAGTTGAATCACTAATGATCCAGCTGGTGCGTTTTCATTCACCCGTGCCTTGTATAGTGTTTTACTAAATGACGGCGTGTTATCATTTGCATCCAGAACATTTACATGTATGTGTAAGGTTCCGGTTTTAGGAGGCTTTCCTCCATCTACAGCGGTCAGCGATAGCTTAATAACTGCTTGTTTTTCACGATCCAAAGCTTTCAGCAGCACCAATTCAGCAGATACACTATGCCCTCCACCGCTTTGCACATCCAGGGAGAAATATTCATTTGGACTCAGCCTGTACGTCTTTACTGAATTGCTCCCAGTGTCTGCATCAAGAGCCAGGGGAAGCAAAAAGTGTTCCCCCGTAGGTGATAATTCAGATATGTTTAGTGAATATGACGTCTCAACGAAGGTTGGTGCGTTGTCATTTAAGTCAACAATAACCACCTCAATGCGGTGGAGCACCATAGGATTACTCAGTATAGCCTCTAAGTTTAGCGTGCATTTTACCGTGTTTGGACAAAGCTCCTCGCGGTCTATTCGCTCATTAACATAAAGATCCCCCGTTTTAAAATTCGCCTCGAAATATTTCTTACTGTACCCAGACACGATATTCAGATTCCTCGTTTGCAGGTCTCGGACGTTGACGTTTAAATCCTTTGCGAGATTCCCCACCACAGTCCCTTTGTCCACCTCCTCGGAAACGGAGTAGGATATCTGAGCAGCACACCAGtcagataaaaacaacatgaacaGCCAGCAGAGTATTCCGTTATTATTCCTTCCACCGCCCATCGCTGCTTTCAAAAGAAAGTGACGCGACACAAACTATATTCATCCATAAAACGCCACCCGATCGGCCAGCATTTTTAATCCCGTCCACTCCGGTCCTCTCCGTTTCATCGCCACTCGTGTTCCTCTCACAAAGACACTCATAGTGTGCTGACGCACCACTCGGAAAGGAGGAGACTGAAAACACCGAGCTCACAAAAACATGTGGTCATCAGCGACCCCGCGCGGTACAACTTAGATATGAAGATGCTTTCAAAAATAGAGTTGCACTCCCTGCATGTCTCATACTACAACACGTGTGATACATTATATACCCTTAGGTTTTAAAGGGAGACTAAAAGTTTTACTTTAACCGGTTGTGTAAAGAGGAAAAGATCAGGCTAAATAGTCACAGATTACTGCAGAAAAATTACAGAACAATCtgaaattattttaacccatGGAAAAATATACCAAAACTTgttgaaaacatactgtataatgagtTCAAAGGCATCAACAATATTTTCCATAGATAGGTTAATAACAACTGCCAACAGTACCGCCACGGTCTACTATTTGAAGATAGTTCAGCTTGTAAGAAGCCACTTGTTTTTCAAGCATAAAGAATTCATGAATTGACAGCATAAGAAACTGAAAGCATGAGTGATAGCATAATTCACGCCAGTGTTTTTGGATTGTGAGCCCAGGAGGACAAAGAAGACACCAGTATGttttcagcaccacggagagCGCTCTACAAACCTACTTGCAGGATGTGTCCACTATTTTACAACCTAATACAAGGCTGTTATCTgtttaaatgcaaatttgtaCAAATGTTTTCATGATTGGGTCATTCTTAATTGGGAATTTCTGAGATTTTGTAAACTTTGCAAGTCATGTATGCGACAGCAAGGAGAGAGGAGTGAAAGGCTTCAAACAACTCACCTTGTCTTTGTTGGGTAAAGTCTGAGTTCTGGTAAAAGTGTCTCCTCCGTTAATACTGATCAGTTCACCATCTACAGGTGGATACGGTGCGGGGAAAATCACTACGTCACTTTTCAGTGTGTCTGAGCTGAAACACACGTCATACTGCTGAGTAGATTTGGAGTAAGACCAGCTCCCGTCAGGGTGGGTGGTGATCATTGGGGCGCTGTACCTGCTGAAACTGCCGTCTGTCCTGTGGCATTTGACAGCTATTAAACTGATGAGGCTGAGCAGAAAGATCACTGACACCGACACAATGGCGATCAGCAGATACAGGTGTAAATCCGAGAAGCTCTCCTCCTTCATGGGCACATGTCTGAACTGAGTCTGGATGTCA from Sebastes fasciatus isolate fSebFas1 chromosome 10, fSebFas1.pri, whole genome shotgun sequence carries:
- the LOC141775866 gene encoding protocadherin alpha-4-like, which produces MGGGRNNNGILCWLFMLFLSDWCAAQISYSVSEEVDKGTVVGNLAKDLNVNVRDLQTRNLNIVSGYSKKYFEANFKTGDLYVNERIDREELCPNTVKCTLNLEAILSNPMVLHRIEVVIVDLNDNAPTFVETSYSLNISELSPTGEHFLLPLALDADTGSNSVKTYRLSPNEYFSLDVQSGGGHSVSAELVLLKALDREKQAVIKLSLTAVDGGKPPKTGTLHIHVNVLDANDNTPSFSKTLYKARVNENAPAGSLVIQLSATDLDEGDNGRLTYSFVKRGNFNPADLFSINAETGEIIVKGSLDYEAQAAYDIHIQATDQGGLPRSANGKLLVEVVDVNDNAPEIVVTSLMNPVKEDADIGSVVALVTVTDKDGGKNGQSRCALIGSAPFKLTSNYKNYYSLVVDGPLDREGYSSYSVTITAADEGTPPLSSTSVITVEVSDVNDNAPRFLEPVIHVYVKENSPVGARICTITAVDSDLNENARVTYSVEGDSKSIPITSVVNINSETGDIVSLQSFNYEELNTFQFKVQATDSGVPPLSSNVTVNVLILDENDNNPNILAPYSDHGSVNSESIPYSAEAGYFVAKIRAVDADSGYNALLSYHLSEPKGNNLFRIGTSTGEIRTKRRMSDNDLKTHPLVVLVSDNGEPSLSATVSIDVVVVESTADIQTQFRHVPTKEESFSDLNLYLLIGIVSVSVIFLLSLISLIAVKCHRTDGSFSRYSAPMITTHPDGSWSYSKSTQQYDVCFSSDTLKSDVVVFPAPYPPVDGELISINGGDTFTRTQTLPNKDKRWDVED